In the bacterium genome, GTCGTTGACTGGAGGATGTGATTGTAATATTCATTCATGTTTTTTAACCTGTCATTGGTTTCTGTAAGGGCATGGGTGGCTTTATTGATTTCATTTTCCAGGTATTCCTTTTCGCGTTCGGACTGCACAAGCAATGTTTGTTTCTTTTGCACTTCCTGGGACTGGAAGCTGCTGGAAAGAGCTATTATGTAAAAAAAAGGGAAACGTATAAGAAAACCGGGATTAATCAGGTATTGAATTGAACCGCTGCTCTTGAATACCATAAACCCGTAAACTATACAGGCAGCGGTGGCCACAAATAAAGTTGCATTTGTATTTTGCCCTATAGCCGCCATCAGGATTGCCAGAAAATAAATTAGATAAAAATCACTGTCCATTCCGCCTGTATAATAAATTGCCAGTGAAGCAAATAAGGTGTCACTTATAAAAATCGCGTAATTTAACCAGGGTTTTTCAAATGTCGAGTCTTTTATAAAATTAAATAGGAAACCGCTCAGACTGTACGCGAAAAAAATTATGGTTATAAAAGGCGAATCAAAAATTATCTTTTGGTTTTGAACGAAAAGCAAAAGGACCACAAAAACTATCATCCAGCGCAGGAGGATAAATATTGTTTTTTTTGTATAGGTTGTGCTTATCTGCATGATTTTTATCATATCGGCAAAACCAGTTAAAAAGATAATCAGAGATCAAATATTTTTCCCGGGTTTAAGATATTTTTCGGGTCAAAACTTTTTTTAATGTTTTTTAATACATTTAAAGCGGGCTGTTTTATATTTAAAAGCAAATAAGGTTTTTTATAAAGCCCTATTCCATGTTCACCCGATATACTGCCGCCCAGGGAAACTACATTGATAAATATTTCGTCCAGGATTTTTGGATGTATTTCGTCCCATTTTCCATCATCAATATTTTTTTTCAGGATATTCAGATGGATATTTCCGTCCCCCGCGTGGCCGAAACAGATAATTTCCACACCATATTTTTTAGATATCTCTTTTACTTTTTTTAACATATTTGGTATTTTAATCCTGGGAACAACAGTGTCTTCAACATCAATGACCGCGCTTTCAGCCTTGAGGCTGTCGAATAGCCGCCTTCTTGCCTCCCATAAACGTTCCTGTTCGGAAGGGCTTTCCGCCAAAAGCACATCCACCGCGCCGTTTTCAATAAAGATATTGCCAAGAATTTCATATTGAGATGACAAATCGTCCTTTTTCATTCCATCCAGCTCTACAATTAAATAAGCTTCGGCTTTTGGATATGGGAATTTTTTCTGCAGGAATTTTTCTGAATACAGGAATCCGTCTTTTTCAACAAATTCAATGGCAGACGGGATTATCTTTGACTTTAATACTTCCGAAACGCATGCAGACGCTTTTTCCATATCATTAAACGGGACCATTAAAGCGACACGCTCTTTTGGCATGGAAAGGAGCTTCAGCGTAATTTTTGTTATAATACCGAGTGTGCCCTCTGAGCCGGTCAGGATCCCGATTAAATCATAGCCTGCGACATTTTTTATTAATTTCCCGCCAAGTGAAATTATTTCACCGTTAGGCAAAACAGCTTCCAGCCCGCAAACGTAATCGCGGGTAATACCGTATTTTACCGCCCGCGGGCCGCCGGCATTTTCGGCTATGTTTCCTCCGATACTGCAGCTGTCCAGACTTGCGGGGTCAACAGGATAAAACAAGCCTTCTTTTTGGACTGCCTTGTGCAAATCCCCGGTTATAACGCCCGGTTCAGTTATAACCATAAGGTTACCGGAATCAATATCGAGAATGCGCTTTATTTTTTCCATGCTGAGGACAATGCCGCCTTGTAAAGGTACCGCCCCCCCGGTCAAACCTGTGCCCAATCCGCGCGGAGTAACCGGAAATTTTTCCTCATTGGCCAGGACAAGTATTTTTGAGATTTCTTCTTTTGAAGAAGGTGTCACAACAGCATCAGGGAAGTACTTCTTCTCCTGTATTTCATCGTGGCTGTAATTTTCCAGTTCTTCTTTTTTCAAAAGAACATTTTCTCCACCGCATATATTTTGCAGTTTTTGTATAATTTTTTCATTCATGGACACCATTTTATCATATTATGGCCAATAAACGCTTTTAAAAATAATCGACAAATATAAAAAAAGGGTATAAAATTAATGCGGATAAGAAAGGAATATCAACATGCTGCGGGCAGGATCCCAAATATTAAAAATTAACACCCCGGGAAAATATTTAAAATTGGTTTTACTGGTACTAATTATCCTAACCGGAAAAGCGCAGGCAGAGGAAAAATATGTTTACAAGGATATAGTTACAGTAAAATGGGGTTCAAAAACCGGAGAAATAGGCAAGGGCTTCGATGACTTGCAGAGCCTTCCTTATCTTATAAAAGCGAATGCGAATAATCAAAAAATATATTTATATGACAATATAAATTCAAAAATAGAATCATTTGACTATAACGGCAACCATTTATGTTCGTTTCCGACTGATATAGAACAAGGGAATACCATATTTTTTGACGGTGAAAACAATGCTATTTTAATAAAATCGGATTTCGTCGGCCCCAAAATAGATATGAGAAGGTATGGTTCGAAAGGGGAATTGTTAAACAAATTTGATTTGACTCCGGAAAATTTAAACACAGTTGAATATGGCCATTTTTTTATAATCAACCAGACCTTGTTGATTTTCCCAAACCTTGATAATAATAAAAAATTTTGGTCTTTAAATATGGGGACAGGCAAAATTACCTATGATGTTGAAGCCACGTGCATAACATCAATAAAAGGGTTAAAAAAAATTTTTATAAAAAGAGAGGAATTAACAGATAAGGAAAATAATAAGTATAAATATTATATTGAAATAAAAGATGAAAATGATAAAGTTTTAAATAGATTTTCGATTGCCGACGATTTGGGACCATATTGTTTATCAGGCGTCGATAAGAATAATTTTGTTTATCTGGTGCATGAGTCAAACGAGACACAGGTTGACCCCAACAGTTTTGAAATAATCGGGCATGAAGTCCGGCTGGCAATTGCAAAATACAGTGAAGAAGGCAGATTAATTTTAAAGCAGGAACTTGCGGAAGATTATGACGCTGATGGTCTGGAAAATAAAAGACATTCATTTATCGATGTAGACATTAACGGCAGTATATTTCAGATTTTAGGGAAAAAAGACGGTGTTCATATATTAAAGTGGGAACAAAAGACGGGCAGTCCCTGAAATATGAAAAAAATAGTTAAAAAAATATTATCGCCGTTTTTTTACCGCTTTCACTCCAGGAACACAGGCATTAAAATGGAGATAAAATTCTGGGAAAAATGGTTGTGTGAAAAAGGTGGAAAATGGAGAGAGGATTTCGAATACCGGGTAAATCCCGATTCTTATGTGTCTGGTTTCCATAAAGAGGTTATCGATTTGATCAACAAGGAGGAAATAAATGTTCTCGATATAGGTGCCGGGCCATTGACCGCGATAGGGAAGAAGCATCTTTTAAAAAAAATCAATATAACCGCCGTTGACCCCCTTGCCGGGGACTACAATTTGATTCTGAAAAGATATAAAATAGAGCCTCCCGTAAGGACCTTGAATGTTTCTGCCGAAGAGATTACAGTTATATTCCGCGGAAGAAAATTTGACTGGATTAATGCCCAAAATTCGCTGGATCATACAGCCGACCCCATAAGTGTAATTAACCAAATACCCGCTCTTTTATCGGATAACGGGGTATTGTCATTGTTCCATGAAATTAACGAGGGATTGGAAGAGGGCTATCGCGGATTTCATAAATGGAATTTTGCGCCGTCTGATGGAGGATTTACGGTGTGGAACCCTCAAAAGAAGGAAGTTTTCAATGACGGTGATAAGGGCTTGAAAATTTCAACAAGAGTAATGGAAGGGAATTTATTGTGCATTATTAAAAAAATTCAGCCGTAGATTTACTTCTCCAGATAAATATCTTCCTTTGCGTCAAGGGAAGATACACAGAGATGGGATGAATCGTTGATGCCGGTAATGTATAATTTTTTGTTGTAACCCTGGATGTAAGTTATGCCTGTGTTCGTGAGGGACATTCTTGTGATAAGTTTGTTGAAATTGCCTTTTAAAATATGGCAGATAATCGCGGTGATAGTTCCCGCATGGGCTACGATGATAATATTGTCGTCGTCTGAATGATTTTTAAGAATGTTCCTGAAAGTCCCGCTTACCCTTTTCCTGAATTCCGGTATATGTTCAGCGCCCGGGATAAGGGTTTTTGTGGGGTTTTTCCGCCATTTTTCATACCCGCTGTTATATTCCCTGTTTACTTCTTCAGGGGTTTTACCCTCCCATTCACCAAGGAAGATTTCAGCGAGGTCTTTATGGAATGAAATAGGCAGGCCAAGGTCCTTGGAAAGGACCTCTGCGGTCTGTTTAGCGCGCATGAGTTCAGAGGTATATAAAAAATTAAATTTTTCTTTTGTCAGGCTTTTAGCCAGAAGTTCAACCTGGTCAACACCGGTCTTTGAAAGAGGCGGGTCGCTTTGACCCTGGATTACATTCCTGCCGTTTAAAACTGATTCACCGTGGCGGATAAGATAAATTTTCATAATTGAATTGCTTTTGTTTTAAATAAACATTATAATTTATTTTTAAAGAAAAATCCATTACTTTAATCAAATTAACGGGAGCTGATTATGCCTGAAAAAAAACAGATAACGGGAGAAGAAATGAAAAGGATGGTTCTGGAAATGAACCGCCCGGAGAATAAAGAAATAAAACATAATTATGTGCGGAAAATGTTTAATACTATCGCGCCGAGTTATGACCTGATGAATACGGTTTCATCTTTCGGGATTCATTACATGTGGAGGAACAAGGCCGTAAGGCTTGCCGGGGTCAAGTCCGGGTACAATGTTTTGGATGTCTGCTGCGGGACCGGAGATTTCAGCATAGCGTCTGCAAAAGCGGTGGGTTCAGCGGGAAAAGTTACCGGCCTTGATTTTTCTTCAGGAATGCTCAAACAGGCGAAAGAAAAAATAAAAGGCAGGCCGTTTGAAAATAATATAAGCTTCCAGGAAGGAGACGCCGAAAAACTGCCGTTCCCCGACAATAAATTTGATGTGGCCACGGTCGGGTGCGGCATCCGGAATTTGACAA is a window encoding:
- a CDS encoding PAS domain S-box protein; the encoded protein is MQISTTYTKKTIFILLRWMIVFVVLLLFVQNQKIIFDSPFITIIFFAYSLSGFLFNFIKDSTFEKPWLNYAIFISDTLFASLAIYYTGGMDSDFYLIYFLAILMAAIGQNTNATLFVATAACIVYGFMVFKSSGSIQYLINPGFLIRFPFFYIIALSSSFQSQEVQKKQTLLVQSEREKEYLENEINKATHALTETNDRLKNMNEYYNHILQSTTNGLIVIDKNGIITKFNRTAEKILELDSGELEGKPILSIPVIKKLGEDIFFTRGEKEVKREMSLEIKNGRYVPLEIRNSVLRDYEGNNIGSLCVFTDLTIEKEMENQLKQSRQLAELGEIIATIAHEIKNPVQVILSISDILNENTGKDNSCKKYTEVIIEQSQKLSNLIANTL
- a CDS encoding FAD-linked oxidase C-terminal domain-containing protein, with product MNEKIIQKLQNICGGENVLLKKEELENYSHDEIQEKKYFPDAVVTPSSKEEISKILVLANEEKFPVTPRGLGTGLTGGAVPLQGGIVLSMEKIKRILDIDSGNLMVITEPGVITGDLHKAVQKEGLFYPVDPASLDSCSIGGNIAENAGGPRAVKYGITRDYVCGLEAVLPNGEIISLGGKLIKNVAGYDLIGILTGSEGTLGIITKITLKLLSMPKERVALMVPFNDMEKASACVSEVLKSKIIPSAIEFVEKDGFLYSEKFLQKKFPYPKAEAYLIVELDGMKKDDLSSQYEILGNIFIENGAVDVLLAESPSEQERLWEARRRLFDSLKAESAVIDVEDTVVPRIKIPNMLKKVKEISKKYGVEIICFGHAGDGNIHLNILKKNIDDGKWDEIHPKILDEIFINVVSLGGSISGEHGIGLYKKPYLLLNIKQPALNVLKNIKKSFDPKNILNPGKIFDL
- a CDS encoding methyltransferase domain-containing protein translates to MKKIVKKILSPFFYRFHSRNTGIKMEIKFWEKWLCEKGGKWREDFEYRVNPDSYVSGFHKEVIDLINKEEINVLDIGAGPLTAIGKKHLLKKINITAVDPLAGDYNLILKRYKIEPPVRTLNVSAEEITVIFRGRKFDWINAQNSLDHTADPISVINQIPALLSDNGVLSLFHEINEGLEEGYRGFHKWNFAPSDGGFTVWNPQKKEVFNDGDKGLKISTRVMEGNLLCIIKKIQP
- a CDS encoding histidine phosphatase family protein; translation: MKIYLIRHGESVLNGRNVIQGQSDPPLSKTGVDQVELLAKSLTKEKFNFLYTSELMRAKQTAEVLSKDLGLPISFHKDLAEIFLGEWEGKTPEEVNREYNSGYEKWRKNPTKTLIPGAEHIPEFRKRVSGTFRNILKNHSDDDNIIIVAHAGTITAIICHILKGNFNKLITRMSLTNTGITYIQGYNKKLYITGINDSSHLCVSSLDAKEDIYLEK
- the ubiE gene encoding bifunctional demethylmenaquinone methyltransferase/2-methoxy-6-polyprenyl-1,4-benzoquinol methylase UbiE, whose translation is MPEKKQITGEEMKRMVLEMNRPENKEIKHNYVRKMFNTIAPSYDLMNTVSSFGIHYMWRNKAVRLAGVKSGYNVLDVCCGTGDFSIASAKAVGSAGKVTGLDFSSGMLKQAKEKIKGRPFENNISFQEGDAEKLPFPDNKFDVATVGCGIRNLTSLEQGFSEMRRVVKPGGRVVCLDLGRPVIPIFQHIYIFYFFKVVPFLGQIVSNQREAYTYLPHSLHSFPGQEELKKIMEKVGLKDVRYWNLFGGAMAIHIGIKSL